A single Candidatus Liberibacter asiaticus DNA region contains:
- the clpS gene encoding ATP-dependent Clp protease adapter ClpS, giving the protein MYLFDDGSMYHRVKRDGILALMSFIFMADSRMNKKGIAEFDNCLDSEVRFSSKVRVPKLYRVLLVNDNYTPMEFVIHVLQNFFYKDHETAKCIMLKVHHQGIGECGVYAYEIAEMKVNQVMNYSRQHQYPLQCIMEQK; this is encoded by the coding sequence ATGTATCTTTTTGACGATGGTTCCATGTATCATCGGGTGAAGAGGGATGGGATTCTAGCGTTAATGTCGTTTATTTTTATGGCCGACAGCCGTATGAATAAAAAGGGGATTGCTGAATTTGATAATTGCCTTGATTCTGAGGTAAGATTCTCTTCTAAGGTTCGCGTTCCGAAGTTATATAGGGTTTTGCTTGTCAATGATAATTACACTCCTATGGAGTTTGTTATCCATGTTTTACAAAACTTTTTTTACAAAGACCATGAGACTGCCAAGTGTATTATGTTAAAAGTTCATCATCAAGGGATTGGTGAATGTGGTGTTTATGCGTATGAAATTGCTGAGATGAAAGTGAATCAAGTAATGAATTACTCTCGACAACATCAATATCCTTTGCAGTGTATTATGGAACAGAAGTAA
- a CDS encoding DUF3126 family protein — MEVRMRADEIKKLERYLKRVFGSGIAVQSRENQSDSVEVLMNSEFIGLVYRNDDEEEISYHFDMSILEDDL, encoded by the coding sequence ATGGAGGTAAGAATGCGCGCTGATGAAATTAAAAAATTAGAGAGATATCTTAAAAGAGTTTTTGGTTCTGGTATTGCTGTTCAATCACGGGAGAATCAATCAGATTCAGTTGAGGTTTTAATGAATTCAGAATTTATTGGTCTCGTTTATCGTAATGATGATGAAGAAGAAATTTCGTATCATTTTGATATGTCTATTCTAGAAGATGATCTTTGA